Proteins encoded by one window of Cylindrospermum stagnale PCC 7417:
- a CDS encoding GAF domain-containing protein, with protein sequence MQAVWELFQNFLSTNYYMPHGQCYLWQTPLVGLHLVSDALIAIAYFSIPIMLIYFVNKRSDIPFSKVFVLFGAFIILCGTGHLLDIWTLWHPDYWLSGIERAITALVSCYTALQLVELLPQFLELRSPQQLENINQELEKQVAERQRTEETLQMIVAGTASVTGNDFFPVLAQNLATALDVAYVMVLETVGNSLQTLRSLAIWSIDHLAENIEYELVGTPCKIVVEEKLLRSYPKDLQPLFPDAPLLECIAAESYVGVPLVDINQNVIGNLCIIDVKPFVADDRTKTLLRVFAARASAELQRKWAEEDKRRAYQDLEFRVDARTAELVAANTSLEVEIRERIAASAAMRVMAEREKATSHVIQQMRQSLNLETIFKATTGELRSAVACDRVLIYRFQPDWSGELVAESVADAWNALLPTLGSDGLRPAVREHELTKVAIDQQNCMLGSSEALIRDTYLQDNQGGLYQQKHSYYCVADIYQAGFDSCYLNLLEQLQARAYIIAPIFSGNKLWGLLAVYQNGSPRKWQNAEIQIVTQIGNQLGVAVQQAELFAQTQQQAEDLKLAKEAADAANLAKSEFLANMSHELRTPLNAILGFTQLMQQDQSLTSEHQRYTEIINQSGEHLLGLINDVLEMSKIEAGRITLSEIEFDLHKLLNSLFAMLQLKALSKGLQLSFDYDATVPQCIKTDENKLRQVLINLLGNAIKFTQQGSVTLRIRNQESSQFHKRELESTPHTLLFEVEDTGPGIAPEELGNLFQAFQQTRAGQQSKEGTGLGLRISQKFAQLMGGEITVSSEPGKGSCFAFYIQAGSAETVSLNSSSPTHNAVSIAPGQPSYRILIVEDHPANRLLLNTILSRLGFEVQEAENGQMAIALWQQWRPHLIFMDMYMPIIDGYEAARQIRNWEQKLADEQIFTPTKIIALTASAFADQRQESLDAGCDDFVSKPFRWEEILETLALHLGVQYLYAATSTEAITANSLLRQPDYVLNSAALAIMPVDWIAQLHFAAAQGNDATSFNLVAQIPSEHTSLIQALTKLIETYQFDQLMALTQPTQSEDV encoded by the coding sequence ATGCAAGCAGTTTGGGAATTATTTCAGAATTTTTTATCGACTAATTACTATATGCCCCACGGGCAGTGCTATCTCTGGCAAACTCCCCTGGTGGGGTTGCATTTGGTGAGCGATGCACTGATTGCGATCGCCTATTTCTCAATTCCAATCATGCTGATTTACTTCGTGAACAAGCGAAGTGATATTCCCTTTTCTAAAGTCTTTGTCTTATTTGGCGCCTTTATTATCCTGTGCGGTACGGGACACCTGCTCGATATTTGGACACTTTGGCATCCAGATTACTGGCTGTCAGGCATTGAACGAGCCATCACGGCTTTAGTTTCTTGTTATACCGCTTTACAACTGGTGGAACTCCTGCCGCAATTTCTGGAATTGCGATCGCCCCAGCAGCTAGAAAATATCAACCAGGAATTAGAAAAACAAGTAGCGGAACGGCAACGAACTGAAGAAACTCTGCAAATGATTGTTGCCGGCACTGCTTCTGTAACTGGAAACGATTTTTTTCCGGTGCTGGCGCAAAATCTCGCAACAGCATTAGATGTTGCCTACGTGATGGTGCTGGAGACGGTTGGAAATTCCCTGCAAACCCTGCGTAGCCTTGCCATTTGGTCTATCGATCATCTAGCAGAAAACATAGAATATGAATTAGTGGGCACTCCCTGCAAGATAGTTGTTGAAGAAAAGCTATTGCGTTCTTATCCAAAAGATTTACAGCCGCTTTTTCCCGATGCTCCGTTGCTCGAATGTATCGCAGCAGAAAGCTACGTAGGCGTCCCCTTGGTCGATATCAATCAAAATGTGATTGGCAATCTCTGTATTATCGATGTTAAACCCTTTGTGGCAGACGATCGCACCAAAACGCTGCTCAGGGTTTTTGCTGCACGGGCTTCTGCTGAACTGCAACGCAAATGGGCAGAAGAAGACAAACGCCGCGCTTATCAAGACCTGGAATTTCGGGTAGATGCGCGCACTGCTGAACTTGTAGCTGCTAACACCTCCCTGGAAGTTGAAATTAGAGAAAGAATCGCTGCGTCAGCGGCAATGAGGGTGATGGCAGAGCGGGAAAAGGCAACCAGCCACGTCATTCAGCAAATGCGTCAAAGCCTGAACCTGGAAACGATTTTCAAAGCCACAACTGGGGAATTACGATCTGCTGTGGCGTGCGATCGCGTCCTCATCTATCGCTTTCAACCAGATTGGAGTGGTGAATTGGTTGCCGAATCGGTCGCTGATGCTTGGAATGCCTTACTTCCCACACTGGGAAGCGATGGGCTACGCCCCGCTGTTCGCGAACACGAACTCACCAAGGTTGCTATCGATCAGCAAAACTGTATGCTTGGCAGTTCCGAGGCCTTGATCCGCGATACCTATTTGCAAGATAACCAAGGCGGTCTTTATCAGCAAAAACATAGCTATTACTGTGTTGCCGACATTTACCAAGCGGGATTCGATTCCTGTTATCTCAATCTTCTAGAGCAATTGCAGGCACGAGCTTACATTATCGCTCCCATTTTCAGCGGCAATAAACTCTGGGGACTGTTAGCAGTTTACCAAAATGGCAGTCCCCGAAAATGGCAAAACGCAGAGATTCAGATTGTCACCCAAATTGGCAATCAGCTTGGGGTGGCGGTGCAGCAGGCCGAACTATTTGCCCAAACCCAGCAACAGGCAGAGGATCTGAAACTGGCAAAAGAAGCCGCCGATGCTGCTAATCTCGCAAAAAGTGAGTTTCTGGCCAATATGAGCCATGAACTTCGTACCCCACTCAACGCCATTCTCGGTTTTACCCAGTTAATGCAGCAAGATCAATCCTTGACCTCTGAGCATCAACGCTATACAGAAATCATCAATCAAAGTGGTGAACATCTGCTGGGACTGATCAACGATGTGCTAGAGATGTCCAAGATCGAAGCCGGCAGGATTACCCTATCGGAAATAGAATTTGATCTGCACAAATTGCTCAATAGTTTGTTCGCCATGCTGCAATTGAAAGCCTTATCCAAAGGCTTGCAACTGAGTTTTGACTATGACGCTACCGTGCCCCAATGCATTAAAACCGATGAAAACAAACTACGTCAGGTACTAATCAACCTGCTGGGAAACGCCATCAAGTTTACTCAGCAAGGAAGCGTCACTCTGCGAATTAGGAATCAGGAGTCATCTCAGTTCCACAAGAGGGAGTTAGAAAGCACTCCCCATACTCTCTTGTTTGAAGTCGAAGATACTGGGCCTGGTATTGCCCCTGAAGAGCTTGGTAATTTGTTTCAGGCATTTCAGCAAACACGGGCCGGACAGCAATCCAAAGAAGGAACAGGTTTAGGGTTGCGGATTAGTCAGAAGTTTGCACAATTGATGGGTGGAGAAATTACTGTCTCTAGCGAACCGGGTAAAGGTAGTTGTTTCGCCTTTTATATTCAGGCAGGTTCGGCTGAGACAGTCTCCTTGAACAGCTCATCCCCCACTCACAATGCAGTCAGTATTGCTCCAGGGCAGCCGTCCTATCGCATTCTCATTGTCGAAGATCATCCTGCCAACCGTTTGTTACTGAACACGATCTTGAGCCGTTTAGGTTTTGAAGTCCAGGAAGCTGAAAATGGGCAAATGGCGATCGCTCTCTGGCAGCAGTGGCGACCTCACCTGATCTTTATGGACATGTATATGCCAATTATCGATGGCTATGAAGCTGCTCGGCAAATTCGTAATTGGGAACAAAAATTAGCCGATGAGCAAATTTTCACCCCGACAAAAATCATTGCCCTGACAGCAAGTGCCTTTGCAGACCAGCGCCAAGAAAGTTTGGATGCAGGCTGCGATGATTTTGTCAGCAAACCATTCCGTTGGGAAGAAATTCTGGAAACTCTAGCTCTGCATTTAGGGGTGCAATACCTGTATGCAGCAACTTCAACCGAGGCAATTACCGCCAACTCACTGCTTCGCCAACCCGACTACGTTCTTAATTCGGCTGCCTTAGCTATCATGCCAGTCGATTGGATTGCTCAATTACACTTCGCCGCAGCACAAGGCAATGATGCCACCAGTTTCAACCTTGTTGCTCAAATCCCCTCTGAGCACACTTCACTAATACAAGCTTTAACCAAATTGATTGAAACTTATCAATTTGACCAACTGATGGCGCTCACTCAACCAACACAGTCAGAAGATGTTTAA
- the ppk1 gene encoding polyphosphate kinase 1 — MPKSKKSNPSINLNDPQYFLNRELSWLEFNSRVLHEACDPRTPLLERLKFLAIFSSNLDEFFMVRVAGLKQQVEAKVSPLTPDGRTPQQQLDDIRLTLNPQITKQHQHFEQALRPLLENHSIHILDYIDLNQKQRTYLDNYFEEQVFPVLTPLAVDPSHPFPFISSLSLNLAVVVKNPDTEEEFFARVKVPKVLPRFLPLPPELGIQHSGQPAHWTGVPLEQAIAHNLESLFPGMNIQEYHPFRITRDADLELEEDDADDLLLAIEQELRKRRMGGTTVRLEIQSQTPEAVRCRLLQDLDLTESDVYEVDGLLGLRDLMYFMALPLPELKEPPRQSVVPLRLQRLREPSVNSDGTEVEEGKDFFAVIREKDLLVHHPYQSFSATVERFITHAAHDPNVLAIKMTLYRTSGDSPIVNALIAAAENGKQVSVLVELKARFDEENNIYWARRLERVGVHVVYGLVGLKTHSKIVMVVRREKDRMRRYVHIGTGNYNPKTARLYTDLGLFSCREELGADLTDLFNFLTGYSRQKSYREVLVAPVNMRDRFLALIHREIKNVENGFSGRIVAKMNALVDPQIITTLYEASRAGVQIDLIIRGVCCLRPGLKNISENIRIISIIGRFLEHSRIFYFYNNGQEEIYIGSADWMRRNLDRRVEVITPIRDQDIAKDLQEILGIMLADNRQAWDLQPDGSYIQRRPCDDCPEANSQKTLMSMVLRSIGMASNLIDSKKSSSYLEN, encoded by the coding sequence ATGCCGAAATCAAAGAAGAGCAACCCTTCCATCAATCTAAATGATCCACAATACTTTCTCAACCGCGAATTAAGCTGGTTAGAGTTTAATAGTAGGGTGCTGCATGAAGCCTGCGACCCACGAACGCCCCTCCTGGAACGGCTCAAGTTTTTGGCAATTTTTAGCTCCAACTTGGATGAGTTCTTCATGGTGCGGGTTGCAGGCTTAAAGCAACAGGTAGAAGCGAAAGTCAGCCCATTAACTCCTGATGGCCGCACACCGCAACAACAGCTAGACGATATTCGGTTGACTCTCAATCCCCAAATAACGAAACAGCACCAGCATTTTGAGCAAGCACTCAGGCCCCTGCTAGAAAATCACAGTATCCATATTCTGGATTACATCGATTTGAATCAGAAACAGCGGACTTATCTGGATAACTACTTTGAAGAACAAGTTTTTCCAGTGCTGACTCCCCTGGCTGTTGACCCCAGCCATCCCTTTCCCTTCATTTCCAGTCTCAGCCTGAATCTGGCAGTTGTGGTGAAAAACCCAGACACTGAAGAAGAATTTTTTGCCAGAGTCAAAGTCCCGAAAGTCCTACCGCGATTTTTGCCTTTACCGCCAGAGTTGGGAATTCAGCACAGTGGACAACCTGCCCATTGGACAGGGGTACCCTTAGAACAAGCGATCGCACATAACTTGGAATCTCTCTTTCCGGGAATGAATATTCAGGAGTATCACCCGTTCCGCATTACCCGTGATGCCGATTTGGAACTAGAGGAAGATGATGCAGATGACCTGTTATTGGCAATTGAACAGGAACTCCGCAAACGGCGCATGGGTGGGACAACGGTACGGCTAGAAATTCAATCCCAAACTCCGGAAGCAGTGCGCTGCCGGTTATTGCAAGATTTGGACTTGACCGAAAGCGATGTTTACGAAGTAGATGGTCTTTTGGGACTGCGGGATTTGATGTATTTTATGGCCTTGCCACTACCAGAACTCAAGGAACCTCCACGACAGTCTGTAGTGCCACTGCGCCTGCAACGCCTCAGAGAACCAAGTGTGAATTCAGACGGGACAGAAGTCGAGGAAGGAAAAGACTTTTTTGCGGTGATTCGGGAAAAGGATTTGTTAGTACACCATCCCTATCAATCCTTTTCGGCCACGGTGGAACGCTTTATTACCCATGCTGCCCATGACCCGAATGTGCTGGCAATCAAAATGACCCTTTACCGGACTTCTGGTGACTCGCCGATAGTCAATGCCTTAATTGCCGCCGCTGAAAATGGCAAGCAAGTGTCTGTGTTGGTGGAATTAAAGGCGCGGTTTGATGAAGAAAATAATATTTACTGGGCAAGACGCCTGGAAAGAGTCGGAGTTCATGTAGTCTATGGTTTGGTGGGACTAAAAACCCATAGCAAAATTGTGATGGTAGTGCGACGCGAAAAAGACCGGATGCGTCGCTATGTGCATATTGGGACTGGGAACTATAACCCGAAAACGGCACGACTTTATACAGATTTGGGACTGTTTAGTTGCCGTGAAGAATTGGGTGCTGATTTGACGGATTTGTTTAATTTCTTGACAGGTTACTCTCGGCAAAAGTCTTATCGAGAGGTGTTGGTTGCCCCGGTGAATATGCGCGATCGCTTTCTGGCACTAATTCACCGCGAAATCAAAAATGTGGAAAATGGATTTTCTGGGCGGATTGTTGCCAAAATGAATGCCTTGGTTGATCCGCAAATTATCACCACTTTATATGAAGCTTCCCGCGCCGGCGTGCAAATAGACCTGATTATCCGGGGCGTTTGCTGTTTGCGTCCAGGACTGAAAAACATCAGTGAAAATATTCGCATCATCAGCATTATTGGTCGCTTTTTAGAGCACTCCCGCATTTTCTACTTCTATAACAATGGTCAAGAGGAAATTTATATTGGTAGTGCTGACTGGATGCGGCGCAATCTAGATCGACGGGTGGAAGTAATTACCCCGATCAGAGACCAAGATATTGCTAAAGATTTGCAAGAAATTCTGGGAATTATGTTGGCAGATAACCGTCAAGCTTGGGATTTACAACCTGATGGCAGTTATATCCAAAGGCGTCCCTGTGATGATTGTCCAGAAGCAAATTCACAAAAGACTCTCATGTCTATGGTATTACGCTCAATTGGCATGGCCTCAAATCTGATTGATTCAAAAAAGAGTTCCTCTTATCTGGAAAACTAG
- a CDS encoding sensor histidine kinase, with protein sequence MENNAFIADILIVDDKLENIRFLSDFFSKQNYQIRKAINGQAALRAVNTLPPDLILLDINMPGMGGYEVCEHLKNDPKTASIPVIFLSAGNEITDKVRAFQVGGIDYITKPFQLEEVLARVQTQLKLQHLQKQLKTKNEQLQNTLIELQRTQSELIQKEKLVNAGRISAGISHEINNPLSFILGNINPACEYSQKLISLIQLYQKQFPDATPEIRNFIEEIELDFLVPDFTRIIHSIRTGAERIRSVVLALHIFSRLDESGIKPINVHESIESVLMILSYQLALKNGAVSISVVKNYEDMPVFLGHAHPLNQALLNLLQNAIDALELKVNSVIDSSFKPTIWINTHTTKQKKIRISIKDNGLGISEENQARLFEPFFTTKSVVTGVGLGLFTSYQIITELHKGSLLYHTCPEGGSEFLMEIPTSR encoded by the coding sequence GTGGAAAATAACGCATTCATAGCGGACATTCTGATTGTTGACGATAAACTAGAAAATATTCGTTTTTTATCTGATTTCTTCTCAAAACAAAATTATCAAATTCGCAAAGCAATCAACGGACAGGCAGCATTAAGGGCTGTTAATACACTGCCACCTGATTTGATTTTGCTAGACATTAATATGCCGGGGATGGGCGGGTATGAAGTCTGCGAACACTTGAAAAATGACCCAAAAACAGCTTCAATTCCTGTGATTTTCTTGAGTGCTGGTAATGAGATTACTGATAAAGTTCGAGCATTTCAAGTTGGAGGTATTGACTATATTACTAAACCATTTCAGTTAGAAGAAGTTCTAGCGAGAGTTCAAACCCAGTTAAAGTTGCAACACTTACAGAAGCAGCTAAAAACTAAGAATGAGCAACTACAAAATACTCTCATAGAATTACAAAGAACTCAATCTGAACTGATTCAAAAAGAAAAGCTGGTGAACGCAGGTCGAATTTCAGCAGGAATTTCCCATGAAATTAACAACCCTCTGAGTTTTATTCTGGGCAACATTAATCCTGCCTGTGAATATAGCCAAAAGCTGATTAGTCTAATTCAGCTTTATCAAAAACAATTTCCCGATGCCACTCCAGAAATTAGAAATTTTATCGAAGAGATTGAACTAGATTTCCTGGTTCCAGATTTCACGAGAATTATTCATTCTATCCGCACAGGAGCAGAACGTATTCGTTCAGTTGTGCTGGCACTGCATATTTTCTCTCGTCTTGATGAGTCAGGCATTAAACCGATTAATGTGCATGAAAGTATCGAGAGCGTCCTCATGATACTAAGTTATCAACTGGCGTTGAAGAATGGAGCAGTCAGCATTTCTGTTGTCAAAAATTATGAAGATATGCCAGTATTTTTAGGTCATGCACATCCATTAAATCAAGCCCTGCTCAATCTTTTGCAAAATGCTATTGATGCACTTGAGTTAAAAGTAAATTCAGTTATTGATAGTTCATTCAAACCGACAATCTGGATCAATACACACACTACAAAGCAAAAGAAAATAAGAATCAGTATTAAAGACAATGGTCTAGGAATTTCCGAAGAAAATCAAGCTCGTTTATTTGAGCCATTTTTTACTACTAAATCAGTTGTCACAGGTGTTGGCTTAGGTTTATTTACTAGCTACCAAATCATCACTGAGCTTCACAAAGGTAGTTTGCTTTACCATACCTGTCCTGAAGGAGGCTCAGAATTTCTCATGGAAATTCCGACAAGTCGCTAA
- a CDS encoding AAA-like domain-containing protein: MEQHPQLKAAMQQVVISPNGIELHPNQSFKLQGVGLIRFHNQFAVSSCELYQQYFAQVLDH; the protein is encoded by the coding sequence TTGGAGCAGCATCCGCAACTGAAGGCGGCAATGCAGCAAGTGGTTATATCTCCCAACGGAATTGAACTGCATCCAAATCAATCATTTAAGCTTCAAGGCGTGGGATTGATCCGGTTTCACAATCAATTCGCAGTTTCCAGTTGTGAGTTATATCAACAATACTTTGCTCAGGTATTGGATCATTGA
- a CDS encoding response regulator → MLMLSCESSTLRVLVVDDHELTRLTLKLAFSCQENILVVGLASNGQEAIEMVKCCSPDVIVLDLQMPVMDGWSASGYIKAIAPNTQILAYSSVEDTHIQETKAMPSFDDVCKKDVPTSELIALVRQLGQRAGGLV, encoded by the coding sequence ATGTTAATGTTGTCCTGTGAGTCTTCTACCTTGCGCGTTCTAGTGGTTGATGATCACGAACTGACTCGTTTAACCCTAAAATTGGCTTTTTCTTGCCAAGAGAATATTTTAGTAGTTGGTTTAGCCAGTAATGGTCAAGAAGCTATAGAAATGGTTAAATGTTGTTCCCCTGACGTGATTGTTCTGGATTTGCAAATGCCGGTTATGGATGGTTGGAGTGCATCTGGTTATATTAAAGCGATCGCTCCCAATACTCAAATCCTTGCTTACTCCTCAGTGGAAGATACTCACATTCAGGAGACAAAGGCAATGCCTAGCTTCGATGATGTTTGCAAAAAAGATGTACCGACGAGCGAACTCATTGCTTTGGTTAGGCAGTTAGGCCAGCGTGCAGGAGGTTTAGTCTGA